A segment of the Candidatus Auribacterota bacterium genome:
CGCGCAACCTTAATTTTAACGGCGGTTTTGGAGGGAAGATTATTCAACTCCTGCAAAAGATCCTTTGGAGAATAAATATTTTTGCCATTAACTCCTATTATTCTATCTCCGCTTTTTAAGTTATGCTTTTGGGCAACGCTACCCGCTGCAATTTCATCAATTATTGCACCGGTAGCATGTTCCACATTACCGGTTTTATCTTTTTGTATTATCACATGGTACCT
Coding sequences within it:
- a CDS encoding PDZ domain-containing protein, which gives rise to MKEKHWKFFKRLIVFMFFTTTLSYTSLSYCEKLVLGIRYHVIIQKDKTGNVEHATGAIIDEIAAGSVAQKHNLKSGDRIIGVNGKNIYSPKDLLQELNNLPSKTAVKIKVARGVRLFEITVGPEYLSMD